The Desulfovibrio fairfieldensis sequence GCACGGCCTGGGCCTGGCCGTGATTCTGGATATCACCCACGGCCATGCCTGCCCCAATACGGAGCAGGGCCTGGCCCGCTATGACGGCAGCCGGTATTTTTTCAGCGAAAAATTCAATCAGTGGGGCACGCCCTCCTTTGATTACAGCCGGGAGATGACGCGGCGCTTTCTGCTCTCCAACTGCCGTTACTGGCTGGAGGAATTCCGCGTGGACGGTTTCCGCTTTGACGCGGTGGGCAATATGCTCTACCGCGACCACGGCGTGGACGATGATTTTTCGCATGTGGGGCGCTGCTTTTACGGCAAGGACGGCGAGCCGCGCGCGGATGAGGACGGCGAGCTCTATCTCTGCCTTGCCAACGCCCTGACCCACGAACTGCGGCCCCAGGCCGTGACCATTGCCGAGGAATTTTCCGGCATGCCCGGCCTGACCTGCCCGCCGCAGGAAGGCGGCCTGGGCTTTGACTACCGCTTTGCCATGGGCATTCCCGACTACTGGGAAAAGTGCATTGAGGCCCCGCGCGACATGGGCAGCCTGTGGTACGAGATGACCAATCACCGCCCCTATGACCGCACCATCAGCTATGTGGAATGCCACGACCAGTGCATCAACGGCGATGACGCCATGATCTGGCGGCTGCTGGGCGACGATATGTACCACTATATGTCCGTGGGCACGGAGAGCTGGAATGTTTCGCGCGGGCTGGCCTTTTACCGCCTGATGCGGCTGATCACCCTGGCCACGGCGGACGCGGGCTATCTCAACTTCATGGGCAATGAGTTCGGGCATCCGGAATGGCTGGACGCCGAGGCTCACGCCCACCGTCAGTGGTATCTGGCGGACCGCCCCGACCTCAAGTATGTGGGCCTGGCCGCCTGGGACAAGGCCCAGTTGTGGGATCTGGCGGCCGCGCACATGGAGGATTTCCAGCAGGCTCCGCTGTTCCGCTTCATTCATGAGGAAGAACGCCTGCTGGCCTTTGAGCGCGGGCGGCTGCTCTTCGCCTTCAACTTCCATGAGCTGGAGGCCAGGCAGGACCTGACCTTTGCCGTGACGCCGGGCAAGTATGTGGAGCTGCTCTCCTCCGACGAAGAGCGCTTTGCCGGGCACGGCAACCTGAGCGTGACGCGCCCGCCGGTGGAACATTTCACCAGGCCCCTGCCTGACCGCCATGAACAGGACGTGACCCTGTATCTGCCGCCGTTGGTGGCTCTGGTGCTGCGGCGCGAAGATTAAAAAAACAAAAAAATCTTGACAGGAAGGGCCGTGCCGCGTAGTTACTTCTCTTGCGTCGGGATGTAGCGCAGTCTGGGAGCGCACTTGAATGGGGTTCAAGGGGTCGAAGGTTCAAATCCTTTCATCCCGACCAGAATTTAGGACTTACGGTGAATGCCGTAAGTCCTTTTTCTGTTTGGGGCTATTTGGCCCCGCTCTGGCCCCGCGCATATTCAAACAACCTTGAGCCGCCCTCTTGGGCCCTCAACAGTTCTTTTCCCTGGCGGAATAGCAATAAGCCTACCATCACGGCCCTGTGCCGCTCTATAGCCCGTTGGCACATTTATAGCTTTACCGTCTCGTCCTGTGACTCTTCTCATAGCTCCCCCATAAAAATCTAGAATGGCGCGACAGTAGCAAGAGTCAAGTAGCTATACCTATTGTTAATGGTTTCAAAATGGAAAACATGAGGATTTCCATTTACATCTCGCAAAATTTCAGCTTTTTCACCGGCAAAATACCTCGCATTCGGGCGAACATATGAATTAAGAATTTTATTTACTTCACCATCTTGTATATTTGAAAATTGCGCAGAGAATAATGCTGATTTAACAAAATGAGTATCACTTTCCGCCCCAGGCGTGGCATAAAGACCATCAGGGGAGTGGTTTGGACAAATATACGCTAATACAGGCATATCATCAGAAGATTCTACTATCCGCCACAAGGTCGAAGTTAGCGAATTTTTGTAGCTTTTACTTAAATCTGCGGCTGTTCTAATTGAACAAGGCAAATCAGCAAGTTCTTCAGTAAAGCGGTTCCCAGCAAAAAGAAGTCTTCCTGTCCCATAATTAGCCTCTGCCTCTAGCTTTTCCCTGCATACTTGAGTCAAAGTATGTTTATCGTCTCCCATCATATAATTCTGGTGCCAAGGTAGAAGGCCGTGAACACACTCATGAGTCTCCCCCCATCTCTTTTTAAATGGATGAAGTTCGCCGTCCACATAAATACGCTTAATGTCGGGAATATAGGCGGCCCTTAAGCTTCTCGACTCAATCATGTCTTTCAAGATGCTAGGGCGCTGCAAAATCTGCTTTGTACCACGTTTTAAGCGACTCCATACTTCGCTAATGATACCTGGATCATCTTTTTGAAAGTAAGCCATATCCAGTCGCAGAGCTTCTCTAATCATCACATGAGGAATTGGCGGTGCAGGGTTTCCAATTTCTTTTAGCACTCGGTCTACGCGTTTCTCTATGTCCTGCATCGTGCTCTGTGACAGAAGTAGTTTACTCATTATGCAATCCCCTTTCATGCAGTACCGCAAGATATTGTTCAAATATTTCTATTGATATATCAGAGCAATCTCTAATCTTCCCAGAATTTGCAGCAAAGGCGTAAATTTGCTGTTCAAAGGATTTGTCTCTGATTTCCTTATAACCAGCAATTTCAGCAATATAATTTGAATTTATATTCAAAAAACGTGCAATATAATCAAGGGATCTAATATCTGGATTATATTTGCTGTCTTCTTCTATCTTAATAATATCATCAATATCAACGCCACACTTTCTGGCAAATTCTTGCTGCGTAAGAGCCATATGCTTCCTTGCGTTCCATATAAGAGCCCCAAGCGGAGACATTTCTCTACCAGAAAATTTATTTGAACAAACGCGAGGAGGTTGCTTTTCCTGCTTTGCTATTGCGCTTAAAAAATCAAAATTCATCGCTTTCATTTTACTAACCTCTTTAGCGCCTCTTGTGCGGCTTGGGTAGTGAGTTCGAAATATTTTAATGGGCTGTTACTTGAATTCTTTGCAACCTGGATCATTCCTTTTGCACGGTAGAATGGTTCACTTTGCGGTAGAGATTCAAGGCCAATACGCCCATCAAACCCACATGACGCGCTATAGTTAACGGCAGTCATAAATAATATCGATCCCACCCCCTGATAATATCCAACGCTTGCGTCTTTGTAGTAATTCCATGGTGCGACCTCCAAAAACTGGACATAAATGTTTCCTTCCCCGTTATCATCTGCATGGCAGGAAGAACTTTCATCCAATATCATCAACCCTTGCGTGTCGCCATTTGCCTTAATCCAGAAGAAAAGGTCATCTTTATTATTTAAAACCGCGACTGTGGCCTTTCGAACCCAATTCCAATGGGCATGCTCAGGGCGTTGTTTACCTGACTTAAGATACGCGTCTAAAGACGGAGCCCATTTATTCTTCCAGCACTCGATAAATGACATGGAAAAGCCTTTGTGCAATTCAGCATGAATCAAAGTTTTTCCGTTAAGATATAAGGGAATTTCTTGGATAAGTTCACTCATAACAGCAATAACTCCGCCTTTTCACCAGTTTTATCATCTTCCGAAAATATCTTTTCGCCGCTTTCAATGCGTAAGTTAATAATATAGTAGAGTTTAATGGCTGCTTTCAGGATGGAAGTCTTGGACACATCTTTACGGGTTGCCAGAGCATCCAAAATATCCATTTCATCTTTCGTTAAGTTGAGGGTCATGGTTTTTCTTTCAGAGGTCATGTTCAAACTCCCTTATGGATATAATAACCAGCAGGCACAAAAAGTCAACGTTTTTTAGCTAAAAAATATGTATCATTTTTTTTGACTTGGGCAATGATTTTGTCCAGAAAGTCGGAACTTGACATAGTGAAGCTTCCGGATTATGTATTTTTTACTATTTCCGTTGGCAGCGTCCACACCGCTGGATAAATCAGGTGTGAACATGCCCGGCACTTTGCTGGGTTTCTTTTTGGGTTCGTGCCCGCCAGCATATAATTGCCGGGATGATAGCTCCGAATAAAATACCTTTTGGGGAAATAAGAGCAGCGCTTCCAACGGGCGTAGTTGAGTCCCGGCATTTCTCATTTTCCAAGTGCCGCCACTACTAAACCGTTGGAGTTCTTATGTCCGATGCAACCAGTTCCAGCCGTTGCGAGTTCCCTTTTGATGCATTTTTAGTCCTGGCGGGCAAACTACAGGAAACGGCGGAAGCAATGCTGGCCTTTTGCCGTTCCGCGAGTGCTGAAAAGGATTCATCAAAAACGGAAGACGACGCGGAGCTCGCCGAGCACGGATGTAAGCCGGGAGAATACCGGCAATACCACTTGCCGCCGTATGCCCTCACGGAAGAAGGCGAGCTTCTTGACCGATATAAGGCCGAGAATATCGCCGCCGCTCTGGACGCCATTTACAACGACCTTTTCGCCACGGTCTTTCTTATGAAGGGCTATGACGCCGATACCAGGATAACCAACTTCACTCTTTACCAGATTGGAGAGCTGTTGTCGCGTTCGTTAAGGATGTTGAGCAAAACCGGTTCCGTCCTGGCTGATTATAACTTGATGCATGTAAAGCGGATTCCAACTGCGTAACATGAAGGCGGCCCCGAAAATTTTCCGGGACCGCCTTTTGCTCTTTATTCCCTGGAGCCGTTGACGCATGAAATGCGTCAACGGCTCCAGGGAAACACAAAAAATGGGGCAGCGTGGCGTAAGATTAAAGTAATCCAATCTGTTTCAGCAACTGAACAGGATCTTTTTGCAAAGCCTCGGCAATAGCAAAAAACTCCAGGATATCCAGCCGCCGTTCACCGTTTTCATATTTCGATACAAACGATTGCGGCTTGCCCAAGCGATCCGCAATATATTGTTGGCTGAATCCTTGGCTTTTTCTCGCTTGGATCAGCACAGCCAGCATTACGGCATAGTCTTTGGCAAAAACTGACTTCACACTCATTTTTGTAAATCTCGTTAACTTCACATATCACCACGAGAATCACATTTTTTTCATACAGTCGCAGTCAATAAAAAATTCCTCGGGATTTACGCCAAGGGCCGTGGCAATCTTTACAATATTCAGAAGGCCCAGATTCCTGCGTCCTTGTTCGACACCTCCAATATATGTTCGATGAAGGCCCGCCCTCTCCGCCAACTTTTCTTGCGAAATATGCAATGCCTCTCGTTTGGCTCCGAGAGCCGCACCAAACTGTTTCAAAATCTCAGCGTCAGCTTTGCAGTATCCCGGCATGAATCCTCCATCATTGCATGATCCCCATGCAGATGTACCCATGTCACGCTAATTTTTTTCAGCCTCATCAACCAGCGCATCCAACAGCTCGCCGGGGCGTACTTCCAGCGACCGCGCGATCTTGATAAGCAGATTGAGATTAGGCGCGCGGTATCCGAGCTCCAAAGAAGAGACATAGCTCTTGGTTATGCCCACTCTGTCGGCGAGCTGCCGTTGGGAAAGTCCGGCCGCATCCCGATACCGTCTGAGCACCGCAGGCATGAAGGTTTTTGCCAGATTATCTTCGTCGAATTTGGGTTTCATGCCTCCCACATACAATGCCTATTTACAAACTCGACCGACTATAGTAGGTCGATTGGCTAGCAATAGTTGGTCGCCCCTCTGACTAATAGTTATCTAGGCGCGCGCCGCTCTACGTGGTCAACGCCCAAAAGCATGAGCGCCATCCCGGCGGAATACTGCCGGTATCGGTCGGCATGTCAGAAACGAAGCGAGGAAAGGAGCGAAGGGAACCGCGCGGGCGCTGACGCCCTCTTCGGGCTCGTCTCGGAGGATATAATGATAAAGGGCTCCGCCTATTGAGATGCGGCACAATACGGAGTCAGCCGTCAGACAGCTCTCGCAGCAACTTGTAGGCCAATTGCAGATTGGGACGCGAAAACCCGACAAGCATTCGACACAATTCGTCACGGATTGCCTCGTCATCCGCATGGTGTTCAAAGTCAAAAAATTCTTTCATTGAGACGCCAAGGGCAAAAGTGAGCTGTTCCATGACCTGAAAACTCGGATTTGATTCTCCCCGCTCCATTTCACTGATATGGCGAGAGCTGATGCCGGACAGTTCGGAAAGTTTTTCCTGCGACAAGCCGTGTTTTACTCGCAATTCCCTGATTCGTTTTCCAAGCAAAATTAAGCTATTACCGTTCATGCCGCCCTCCGGAGAGGAAGGGTAACTTTCTTTTGTAGGGCACAACATGAACCAGACATCTTTACCAAGCCTAGATTTTGATTTACAAATCAAAACATAGCTTATCTTATTATCAAGTAGATCTTCGATACAAGGAAGGCACTTTTCAGACCCGCAATAAGGTAAGCCAGGTCAGAAAATAATTTTCGACCGATAGATGTAAAGGCACAATTATCAAAATAAATTAATCAGTTATCTGGTAGTGAAGTAATGATATACGCAGAAAACCCATCCCCATTCATCGAACAACTTAAACGTATTCACCAGATTACCGGCACGCACAGCCAGACCGGGCTTGCCGCTTATCTGAGCGTGCGCCGTTCTGCCGTAACCAATGCCAAGCGCACGGGCATGATCCCGGCGGAATGGCTGTTGACCTTGCTGCGTGTGGCAAACGTCAATCCGGAATGGATTCTGAGCGGGGCCGGTCCCTGCCGGTTCCGGCGACAGACGGAGGATGTTTACGAGGACGGAGAAACGGCGTGGGAACGCCAAAAAGACTATGAGGCCCTGCAACGGCTGTCCTCACGCGCGCTGGCGGACGAGCTGGTCCGGCGCATCGCCGTGGCGGAAGCGGAACGGTTTCTGTCTCCATCCGCGTAGGCGCGCCCTCAATCACGGCGCGGATGTCGTCATAAGCACGCAACAAGCACGTTCCACAGCAAACAAAAGCAGCCCGAAAAACCGCGATTGACGCTGTTTTCCGGGCTGCTCTCTATGAGTTATTTCGTCAGACGGCTATTTCAGGCCGTTCAGATACACGGCGATATCCTTGAGATCCTGATCGGAGAGCGGCTTCAGCGCTTCCTGCATTTGCTCCACCTTCTCATTGGGCGGCGGAGTCAGACTTTTCACCTTGTTCATCTTGGCGACCAGACCGTCCACGGGCTGGCCCATCATCTTGGCGGGTTTTTCCGTATGGCAGATGGCGCAGAGGTCGTCGTACAACTTCTGGCCTTCCGCCGCCCTGTCTTCCTGGGCGGCCTGGGACTGCACGGCCACAAACAGAAAGGCCGCTATGGCGAATCCGCCGATTTGTTTCCATTTTATTGACATATATGGCACTCCTTCTGGGAACGTCTCCGTTCCAGGCAAGAGGTTACAACGTGATGATGCCGCGCGCGAACAGATAGATCGCGACCAGCGCCGCCAGTACCAGCAGCACCAGAATGACCTTTTCATAGTTCTTGAACAGCGGCGTCTGATCCGGATGCTGCTTGCGGCTCCAGATGTATACGGGAATGCCCAGGGCGATCAGCACCATGGCCATCAGCATATAGTGCAGACCGGCGGCGTAGATCAGCCAGAAGCCATACAGCGTGCCCAGCGCGGCGCAGGCCAGGGCCGCGGCACGCCCGGTGGGGGCCTTCTGGGGGTATTGCCCGTCCTCGCAGGTCTTCCAGAGGAAGAGCATGGAAATCAGGTAGGCGGGCAGCACCATCACGCCGGTGATGCTCAGCATCATGCTCCAGGCGTTGTTGGAGAAATAAACCAGCAGAAGCGCCAGCTGCATCAGCAGGCTGGTGACCCACAGGGACACGGACGGCGCCCCGGCCGCGTTTTCCTTGCTGAACTGGCGGGGGAAGGTGCCGTTCTTGGACGCGGCATACGGCATTTCAGCGGTGATCAGGGTCCAGGCCAGCCAACTGGCCAGCACGGCGATGATCAGGCCCACATTCATCAGCCAGCTTCCCCACGGACCCACGGCACGCTCCAGCACACCGGCGGTGGACGGCGTGGGCACGGCGGAAAGTTCCGCCTGGGTCATGAAGCCGTACGGCAGCACGGACAGCAGAATGTAGACCACCAGGCAGCCCAGAAAGCCCATAACCGTGGCCTTGCCCACGTCATCCGGGGTCCTGGCCTTGTCGGACAGCACCACCGCGCCCTCAATGCCGATAAAGGCCCAGAGGGTCACCAGCATGGTGCTCTTGACCTGCGCGCCCAGGCCGCCGAGGTGGTGGCCGTTGTCCACGGCCAGCTTGCCGAAGAAGTCGAAATCAAACTTGTCGATATTGAACATGAACACCATCACGATAATAAAGATAAACAGCGGGATCAGCTTGCCGATGGTGCCGATGGTGTTGATGATGGCGGCCTGATGCGTGCCGCGCAGCACGACGAAGTTGAACATCCAGATCAGGATGGAACCGCCGATAATGGACTGGATGGTATTGCCGCCCTGGAAATACGGCGGGAAAAAGTAATTCAGGGCGTCCATGGTAATGACGGCGTAGCCCACATTGCCGAAGATCTGGCAAAGCCAGTAGCCCCAGGCGATGAGGAAGCCCACAAAGGGGCCGAAACCCTCGCGCCCGTACATATAAATGCCCGCTTTGAGGTCCGGGCGGATATCCGAAAGAATGCGGAAGGAATTGGCCAGAAAATACATGCCCAGGCCTGTGATCACCCAGGCAATGAGTACCGCGCCCACGGAAGCGGCGGCGGCCATATTCTGCGGCAGGCTGTAAATGCCCCCGCCGACCATGGAGCTGACCACCACGCTGGCCAGCGCCACGACCCCGAGTTTTTTGGTTGTGCTTTGCGCCATTGCTCTATCCTCTATATGTTAAACCTCGCCCTTGTGCCGGCGTGGCTTCATGGAAATAATTTACTTAAAGGCCGACCGGGCGGAACAAAGTCCGGATCGGGTCTGCGTCGGAGCCGTGCCGCCCGGCGGCGGCAAAAGTTCCTAAAACAAACGCCCGGCCCACGCTAACAATCCGTCGCGGGCCGGGCGCACAAAGGCTCACGGACAGGCCGGAGCGGTTTTCTTAGTTTTTCACCACAACGGGATCGGCGAATTCAAAGTTGAGGAAGCCCATGACCGTCAGGCAGTAGCCGTAGGGCTTGGTGATGTTCAGATAGTTGTGCCAGAACTGGAATTCGCTGTGCTTTTCCACGCCGCGCAGGGTCAGTTCATGGTT is a genomic window containing:
- a CDS encoding alpha-amylase family glycosyl hydrolase yields the protein MPILPPQNPLEDPALEPYRVFLLRRSRRFTDELLRITTQYGSLRAYANLHTSLGLHRVSNARGETRWRWREYMPQAEAVWLTTDKLNFQRHASHRFQRKQNGIFELTLPLEALAHGDYLELRVLPLEAQNQPDQPNQSDMTAGRPGTPPLRRVPAFAHWVEQDKVVPTQWCARLWTPGQPYRFRHRRPGAPVFPRIYEAHVGMAQSSLTHHDESVGSYDEFSGSVLPRIKADGYTAVQLMGILEHPLYRSFGYQVSSYFAPSSRYGTPDQFKALVDTAHGLGLAVILDITHGHACPNTEQGLARYDGSRYFFSEKFNQWGTPSFDYSREMTRRFLLSNCRYWLEEFRVDGFRFDAVGNMLYRDHGVDDDFSHVGRCFYGKDGEPRADEDGELYLCLANALTHELRPQAVTIAEEFSGMPGLTCPPQEGGLGFDYRFAMGIPDYWEKCIEAPRDMGSLWYEMTNHRPYDRTISYVECHDQCINGDDAMIWRLLGDDMYHYMSVGTESWNVSRGLAFYRLMRLITLATADAGYLNFMGNEFGHPEWLDAEAHAHRQWYLADRPDLKYVGLAAWDKAQLWDLAAAHMEDFQQAPLFRFIHEEERLLAFERGRLLFAFNFHELEARQDLTFAVTPGKYVELLSSDEERFAGHGNLSVTRPPVEHFTRPLPDRHEQDVTLYLPPLVALVLRRED
- a CDS encoding helix-turn-helix domain-containing protein: MKAMNFDFLSAIAKQEKQPPRVCSNKFSGREMSPLGALIWNARKHMALTQQEFARKCGVDIDDIIKIEEDSKYNPDIRSLDYIARFLNINSNYIAEIAGYKEIRDKSFEQQIYAFAANSGKIRDCSDISIEIFEQYLAVLHERGLHNE
- a CDS encoding transcriptional regulator, with the protein product MTSERKTMTLNLTKDEMDILDALATRKDVSKTSILKAAIKLYYIINLRIESGEKIFSEDDKTGEKAELLLL
- a CDS encoding helix-turn-helix domain-containing protein gives rise to the protein MSVKSVFAKDYAVMLAVLIQARKSQGFSQQYIADRLGKPQSFVSKYENGERRLDILEFFAIAEALQKDPVQLLKQIGLL
- a CDS encoding helix-turn-helix domain-containing protein; its protein translation is MPGYCKADAEILKQFGAALGAKREALHISQEKLAERAGLHRTYIGGVEQGRRNLGLLNIVKIATALGVNPEEFFIDCDCMKKM
- a CDS encoding helix-turn-helix domain-containing protein, with amino-acid sequence MKPKFDEDNLAKTFMPAVLRRYRDAAGLSQRQLADRVGITKSYVSSLELGYRAPNLNLLIKIARSLEVRPGELLDALVDEAEKN
- a CDS encoding helix-turn-helix domain-containing protein; amino-acid sequence: MNGNSLILLGKRIRELRVKHGLSQEKLSELSGISSRHISEMERGESNPSFQVMEQLTFALGVSMKEFFDFEHHADDEAIRDELCRMLVGFSRPNLQLAYKLLRELSDG
- a CDS encoding helix-turn-helix domain-containing protein, which translates into the protein MIYAENPSPFIEQLKRIHQITGTHSQTGLAAYLSVRRSAVTNAKRTGMIPAEWLLTLLRVANVNPEWILSGAGPCRFRRQTEDVYEDGETAWERQKDYEALQRLSSRALADELVRRIAVAEAERFLSPSA
- a CDS encoding c-type cytochrome; this translates as MSIKWKQIGGFAIAAFLFVAVQSQAAQEDRAAEGQKLYDDLCAICHTEKPAKMMGQPVDGLVAKMNKVKSLTPPPNEKVEQMQEALKPLSDQDLKDIAVYLNGLK
- a CDS encoding amino acid permease, with translation MAQSTTKKLGVVALASVVVSSMVGGGIYSLPQNMAAAASVGAVLIAWVITGLGMYFLANSFRILSDIRPDLKAGIYMYGREGFGPFVGFLIAWGYWLCQIFGNVGYAVITMDALNYFFPPYFQGGNTIQSIIGGSILIWMFNFVVLRGTHQAAIINTIGTIGKLIPLFIFIIVMVFMFNIDKFDFDFFGKLAVDNGHHLGGLGAQVKSTMLVTLWAFIGIEGAVVLSDKARTPDDVGKATVMGFLGCLVVYILLSVLPYGFMTQAELSAVPTPSTAGVLERAVGPWGSWLMNVGLIIAVLASWLAWTLITAEMPYAASKNGTFPRQFSKENAAGAPSVSLWVTSLLMQLALLLVYFSNNAWSMMLSITGVMVLPAYLISMLFLWKTCEDGQYPQKAPTGRAAALACAALGTLYGFWLIYAAGLHYMLMAMVLIALGIPVYIWSRKQHPDQTPLFKNYEKVILVLLVLAALVAIYLFARGIITL